The Ornithorhynchus anatinus isolate Pmale09 chromosome X5, mOrnAna1.pri.v4, whole genome shotgun sequence nucleotide sequence cttgagcgctgggggagatgcaagctaatcgggttgtcccacatggggctcggtcttcatccccgcttgacagatggggtcactgaggctcagagaagaacgatgatgatgatggtatttgttaagggcttactacgtgcaaagcactgttctacacactggggtacataaaagttaatcgggttgtcccacgtggtgctcaccgtcttcattcccattttacggatgaggtcactgaggctcagagaataataatgacgacggtatttgttaagcgcttactatgtgcaaggccctgttctgagcgctggggtgcataaaagttaatcgggttgtcccacgtggggcgcgcagtcttcatccccattttccagacgaggtcactgaggcccagagaagtgaagtgacctgccccaagtcacgcagccgacaagtggcggagccgggattagaacccacgacctctgactcccaagcctacttAGGGGGTCGCCTACAGTCCGGCTTCCTGGTCACAGAAATAACAACAGACCTATCGGTAAAGCGCTATTGGCCAAGCTTGGCGATAGCTACCAACTAACTGATCTCTCCCACGGAATGaaggatttactctgtgccaagcacggctccaaacactggggtggatacaagttagtcaggatggacacagtccccgtcccacgtggggctcaccgtctcaatccccactttactgctGCCCGTCGCCTGGTTTGGttctgtcgtctgtctccccgcttcctagaccgtgagcccgtcgttgggtagggggttgtctctgttgcccagttggactttccaagcgcttagtacagggctctgcacggaggaagcgctcgataaatacgactgaacgaaccgACGAGGTGACTCAGGCCCACAGAGGCgaaatgacctgccccaggtcgcacagcggacttGAGGcggggtagggattagaacccaggtccttctgactcccgggcccaaattccatccccccccaagccccgccGCTTCACCCGGGACTCGCGGTAGCTTGGGCCCATTTTTAaaagggaagaaactgaggcccggggcggTTTTCTGTGGGGGTGTCCTTCCAAATGGTATTTCTGTTAAGGCTGCTTACTCTGTTCAGtgacacgtccaaggtcacaggccgGGTAACCGAAAAGAGCGtggcctcctgagtcccaggcccgggctctatccactgggcccccACTCCTCTTCCCGCCGCGCCGGTTCTTTTCCCCGCTCTGGGATTAAGGGCacgagggagatgggaaggacagtTGAGGGGGCTGTGGCTTCTtccggaggagagagagaagggggaaaggggcagaggggaagttcAGTGTCGCGCGGGGGCACGGCGCCAGGGTCGAGGGTGGCGAGGATGGCagcggggctggaaggggaggagagagaggccctCGGTTCGTCGGGGAGGGCGAGGTgaggaagaaaacaaaatatCCTTCCACTTCCCAGGTCCCGGTCGGCGGGTAAGGTGCGAGAGACGGGAGGTAGGGCCCTTTTCTCTGTCGGCTCGACCTAATGATAatcatcggttaagcgcttaccgtgtgccggtcactggactgagcgctggggacgaGACTAGCACACGGGcttggacgcggcccccgtcccacgtgggcctcacgggctcaagccccgttttccagaaggaaccgaggcacggagaagtgcccAGGTCCACACAGTAGAAGCGGCAGCGAGGCTTACTGGAGcgcgcgcgggcttgggagtcagaggtcgtgggttctgatcccgcctccgcctcttgtctgctgcgtgacccggagcaagccatttaacttctctgtgcctcagtcacctcatccggagaacggggatgaagacggtcagccccacgcgggacaccctGCTTAtcccgcatcccccccccccagcgctgagaacagtgctcggcccacagtgagcgcttaacaaataccatcatcatcgccagaccagtggcggggccgggactagaaccggtgaccttctgactcccaggccgggggtctATCCGCCACGCTGCCTCTAACCCAGAGACTCGGCCGGCCCGGAGAGAAGGAAgccccccactcctgccccccTTTCCATCCCGCCCCCCAGAGACTCAGGAACCCAGGGGGCAGCAGGGCGGAAGCGTTTatttgggggccgggggcgggaggggagagggcagaggcgtCTTCGTAGGCACATCCTGGGGAGCccgtggggacggggaggaagggggtccccCCTCTTCTCGTCGTCCCCCAGGCGGGGGACCCTCCCGGCCTCCGGGACCGGGGCGGACAcctgcgggggagaggggggaataaagCCGGCAGCCGCCGGGAGAAGGAGTCCGGGCAGCCCGAGGGGTGCGCTCGGCCagtcccccggggggcggggagggagggcggccggccGGGGCGTCACCCCCTTACCGTTCCCTTCGCGCCCCTCCCGGGCGGCAGGAGCACCGACTGGCCGCCTCACTTCTCCTTGTGCTGGATCAGCCCCTTCTGGATTAAGTCGGGGATTTCCACCGCCAGCCACGGACCCAACTAACGATAATCAGAGTGGTATCTGTTacgcccttactacgtgcaaagcgctgttctgagcgctgggcggcggggggggggggggatgcaaggtgatcaggtggtcccacatggggctccccggtcttcatccccattttccagatgagggaaccgaggcccagcgaagcgacgtgccccaggtcacgcagccggcaggcggccgagccgggatgagaacccacgacctcggactccccagcccgggctcttgccactgagccacgccgcttcgtggggaggtggaggaggggacgcTCAGTCAACCGCCGGTATCCAGTGAGCGCttacgtgggcagagcactctattaagcgccggGAGAGGACACTCCGGCGGCATTAGCGGACACGCTCCCCGTCCGTGACCGTCGACGAGACTGACCCTCCCCTCCAGGGGACCCCATCCCGGCAGACCCCTTCCTCCCCGGGGTCCGCGGCCTCCACCCCGCCCGCTCTCCGACTCACCCCCAGAGCCATGAGGTGGGCCAGGCCGAACTTGGGCACGTTCCGGGCCCACAGGGGCTTGAAGTGGTCCGTCAGGCAGATCTTTCCGCCCCTACGGGAGGCGGACGGGGTCTCAGGCTCCTCCCGCCGCTACGCCCGCGCGGGTCTCCGTGTgtgggctggagggggggggggccggacaaCCACCCGGACGCCTGTCGGGTGGCCTTAGAGAAGAGCCGCCCCACCCtggggggccgggcggagggatGCGGCGGCACCTCTCGGTCGTGGtccggacccccggcccgcggaGGCCCCTCCCCGTGGTagggggacgggagggacggGGTCCGACCCCAAACCGCCCGAATGGTGAATCCCAACCTGTACATCTTGGCCGTCTTCCCGTCCAGCTCGGGGATGGCGATCTCGGGGGCGGTCCCGGGGTACGTCACGGGgatctggaggggagaggggacggtcgacgcccctccctacctcaccccccgccccccaaacacacacacacgggtcCTTCTCCCTCGACTGATCTCACACCTGCTCCCCAAggcaccccgccgcccccctcggcCCCAACCCCCAGCATCTTCCATccacgccccccaccccgaggAGCCCCTCcaggtcccccacccccccgcccccaccttcacACTCACATCAAACTCCAGGTCAAACTCGTACTTGAGCAGGTCGTGGATGAACCAGCATTTCCCAAACCAACTAcaacagagggagagaatgacCTCAGCCTGGTCGCGATCCGTCGACGGAACCTATTGAGCACTACCTCTGTCGAGCGCCGTACGAACGGCCTTCGATACGCACGTACCGTGCGTCGGGCGCTGTGATCAGCGTCGGGTTGGCTACAAGCAAACTGTACCAATAAccggggtatttgttaacaataacCACGATGGtctttgtgcttactgtgtgccaggcactggaccgaacgctggggcggatacaagcgaattgtaCTAGGAATTgggatatttaagcgcttactgtgcgcgaagcgctgttctaagcgccggagcagAGCCAAGGTAATCGTGTCGGAACCAGCCTCTGCCTCGCatagggttcacaggctaagctgcgggggagaacagagattgaggaaactgaggcccctctagactgtcagctcgtcgcgggcgggagCTCGTCTGTTATATCgcattcccccaagcgctcagcaataataataatgttggtatttgttaggcgcttactatatgcagagcactgttctaagcgctggggacagggtcatcaggtggtgccacgtgaggctcccagtcttcatccccattttccagatgaggtcactgaggcccagagacgtgaagtgacttgcccgcagtcacccggctgcccagcggcagagccgggattcgaacccatgacctcggactcccaagcccgggctctggccccaCCTACCGGGTCCCCTCCTTGTTGGACTCCAGCCGGAACCAGTCGTTATCGGCGTTCTTGTTGTTCTCCACGTACTGGGGGAGGGATGAGACAGAGCGGGTAACTGAGCGGGTGTCGGGCCGGCCGGGGTCCCTCCCGGCCCGGcgatctgatcccggctcccccactcctctgctgtgcgacctcgggcaactcgctcaactcctctgggcctcagcggacctcatctggaaaacggggagcgagccccgcgagccccgcgggggacggggactgcgtccaaccccaaccgcctgtgtcccacctgggcctggcACGCGGGACGCGCCTGACGGAGACCGTCGTCGTTTCGACTCGGTCGATCCCACCGTCTttcctgagcgcttcccgtgtgcagagccctggactgacggcttgggaggggacgacagAACAATGaagggacacgatccctgccctcaacgagtccctcctcctcctccccgtctaaAAAATACCGCAGAGACCCGCCGCTCACACCAAGGACGGGGGGGGGCCGGTCCCTCGGAAAGGAAAGGAATGGAGAATGGGGTGATTTTGCGTttggaggagttgggggtgggcggggatggggtgggaatcCTGGATTTCCCCGTTGGACCCCGGGCGGCGGCACGGACAATCCGTCGGTTCCCTGGATCACCGGGGGCTGAGCCTTACTTTACTATTAATTACTAATAATGAACAAGCAACACATTGTTATATTAATATACCATCTGATTATATATGATATTATTAACAACAATCTTGTGGtactcgctaagtgcttactatgtgccaaggaccgttctaagcaccggggaagatacaagctaatccggttggacagggtccgcgtcccacgtggagctcacggtcttcatccccgtctctcagatgagggaaccgaggcccagagaagtggagtggctcgcccaaggtcacccggcagacacgcggcggagtcgggattagaacccacgtcctctgacgctcacgcccgggctctttctatgaGGTCCGGCTGCTTCTCATAGGGAGGGTCACCCAAGGGGGTTGGGGCAGAGTCCAGCTCCCCCCGTTCTCCCCGGGATCCCCCCACGCCAcgtccgggggtcggggggaaacgGTCAGTCGgacaatcctgtttattgagcgcttcctctaggcagagcactgtactaagcgtttgggagaggacgacaatagggagacacatcccccgcccacagcgagccttCGGTCCCgaggggggggacagatattaatacgaaTAAAATAAATGCCGGAGACGCacgtaagcggtgtggggctgggacgggggatgaagaaagggagcgagtcgggtgaCGCGGAAGGCAGTGGGTGaagataataacgacggtatctgttaagcacttaatgtgccgagcgctgtcctgagcgctgcggggggggaataccgggtaatgaagttgtccccctgtggggctcacagtcttcatccccatttgacagatgagggaactgaggcccagagaagtgaagcggcttgcccaccggtcacacagctgataaggggcggcggtgggattagaacccaccacctctgactcccaaacccgggctcttgccattaagccaggatgagaggagggaagagaggcaccgggggggtggggggcacctaGGGGGATCCCCTTCCAtgtcggggcgggggagaggaggtcaGGGAACGGGAGGCGTCTTCACTGGCACCCCCTAATAACtccggcatttgttagg carries:
- the UFC1 gene encoding ubiquitin-fold modifier-conjugating enzyme 1 translates to MTAGRSLSSPAVALSRELGDLGLGGENKGGPGERSRSKDGGARRLPAGGGSHFRRACGPATKMADEATRRAVSEIPVLRTNGGPRDQELWVQRLKEEYQALIRYVENNKNADNDWFRLESNKEGTRWFGKCWFIHDLLKYEFDLEFDIPVTYPGTAPEIAIPELDGKTAKMYRGGKICLTDHFKPLWARNVPKFGLAHLMALGLGPWLAVEIPDLIQKGLIQHKEK